Sequence from the Chitinivibrionales bacterium genome:
GATTCATTATTTCAGTATTCAGCGTTATTAAAAAATTAATTCTACATCAATCGTTTTTTTTCAAGCAGGAGGAAAAAATGAAAAAGACTCTTTCTCTTCTTTTAGTAGCCGCCCTTACAACAGGCGTGTTTGCAAAAGTTAAAAATGTCATCGTTTTGGTTCCCGACGGTTGTGATGCCACAATCCAGACTTTGGCCCGTTGGTACAAAGGTGAAGATCTTCAGATCGATAAAATGAGAAGAGGCGCGGTAAAGATTCATATGGCTAACTCGATTATCACCGGTTCGGCAGCTGCTGCAACCGCATTTTCTTCCGGTTACAAAACAACTGTTCGTTTTCTCGGTATCGCTCCCAGCGAAGATAACTACACAAATCTTCCGGGCACCGAGATCAAGCACGAGCCCTATGCGCCGATGGCAACGGTTCTGGAAGCTGCAAAGCTGAAGGGTAAGGCGGTGGGTCTTGTATCAACCAGCCGTATTACTCACGCCACACCGGCAGCTTTTGCCTGTCATATCCACGATCGCGGTATGGATAATGAAATTATGGAACATATGGTTTATCAGAACCTTGATGTTGCTTTTGGTGGCGGTGGCCGTCATTTGATCACCAAAGCCGAGGGAGGAAAACGCACCGACGGCGAAAATCTGAAACAGGTCCTTCTCGACCGCGGTTATGCCTATGTTGAAACCCGCGATGAATTGCTTGCTCTCGAAGCAGACAAAGCATGGGGAATGTTTGCCAGCAGCCACATGGACGCCGACATGGACCGTGCTGAATTCAATCCCACAGAACCGTCAATTGCGGAAATGACCGCCAAAGCGCTCGAGATCCTTTCTCAGGACCCCGATGGTTTCTTTATCATGATTGAAGGAAGCCAGGTCGACTGGGCCGGTCATAATAACGATCCTGTTTATATGACCACCGACATGATCGCCTTCGATGAAGCCGTTGAAGTTGCAGTTGATTTTGCCAAGAAAAACAAGAACACCCTCGTTCTTGCTTTTCCCGATCACAACACCGGTGGACCGAAAATTGGACATTATTACACTTCGACCCACTACACCAACACCAAGATCGAAGATCTTGTTGCTCCGCTCAAGGGCATGAAAATCACCGCCGGCGGCGTTGTGGATAAAATGGAAGACGATTATTCCATTGCAAATATCCAATCAGCCGTCTCTGAATGGTGGGGACTCGATATCACTGCGGAAGATGCTCAGGATATTCTGGACTATGCTGCAGATGTTGGCATGTCCTATTCATTGGCCCGTATACTCAGCGAAAGATACACCATTGTTGGTTGG
This genomic interval carries:
- a CDS encoding alkaline phosphatase; its protein translation is MKKTLSLLLVAALTTGVFAKVKNVIVLVPDGCDATIQTLARWYKGEDLQIDKMRRGAVKIHMANSIITGSAAAATAFSSGYKTTVRFLGIAPSEDNYTNLPGTEIKHEPYAPMATVLEAAKLKGKAVGLVSTSRITHATPAAFACHIHDRGMDNEIMEHMVYQNLDVAFGGGGRHLITKAEGGKRTDGENLKQVLLDRGYAYVETRDELLALEADKAWGMFASSHMDADMDRAEFNPTEPSIAEMTAKALEILSQDPDGFFIMIEGSQVDWAGHNNDPVYMTTDMIAFDEAVEVAVDFAKKNKNTLVLAFPDHNTGGPKIGHYYTSTHYTNTKIEDLVAPLKGMKITAGGVVDKMEDDYSIANIQSAVSEWWGLDITAEDAQDILDYAADVGMSYSLARILSERYTIVGWTTHGHNGEDVPVWAYGKGSGAFTKLLDNTDLAKKIARKMGCNLRRTTKDLFVEVSSRPDYELDETDPANPVVKIGDAQLPVSKDLVMVGGSTYQLNGIVVHAPMTGKTYIPKQALDIIYGDYIDDYDDDDDDDDDDD